Proteins from a genomic interval of Chroococcidiopsis thermalis PCC 7203:
- a CDS encoding glucose-1-phosphate adenylyltransferase, whose protein sequence is MKKVLGIILGGGAGTRLYPLTKLRAKPAVPLAGKYRLIDIPVSNCINSEIYKIYVLTQFNSASLNRHIARAYTFSGFTEGFVEVLAAQQTQYSTNWFQGTADAVRQYLWLMEEWNVDEYLILSGDHLYRMDYRQFVERHRETGADVTLSVIPIEQRRASDFGLMKIDSAGRVIDFSEKPKGDALLNMQVDTTVLGLNPEEAKQKPYIASMGIYVFKRDVLIKLLKEAPEQTDFGKEILPACAKEYNIQAYLFNDYWEDIGTIEAFYDANLSLTKQPYPAFSFYEEEAPIYTRARYLPPTKMMDCQVTESIVGDGCILKNCRVHHSVLGVRSIIQAGSIVEDALLMGADFYDPHIEERQTVCADGEIENVPLGIGANTIIRRAIIDKNARIGCDVRIINKDRVEEADRESEGFYIRSGIVVVLKNAVISDGTVI, encoded by the coding sequence GTGAAAAAAGTACTAGGAATTATTCTCGGTGGCGGTGCTGGAACTCGTCTTTATCCGCTGACTAAGCTACGAGCTAAGCCAGCCGTACCATTAGCAGGGAAGTACCGCTTAATCGATATTCCTGTCAGTAATTGTATTAACTCAGAGATTTACAAAATATACGTTTTAACACAATTCAACTCGGCTTCACTCAATCGCCATATTGCCCGTGCATACACCTTTTCTGGTTTTACTGAAGGCTTTGTAGAAGTCCTGGCAGCTCAACAAACGCAGTACAGCACTAACTGGTTCCAGGGTACGGCAGATGCAGTGCGTCAGTATCTTTGGTTGATGGAAGAGTGGAACGTGGACGAATATTTAATCTTGTCGGGAGATCACCTCTACCGCATGGACTATCGCCAATTTGTCGAGCGTCACCGCGAAACTGGTGCTGATGTGACTCTTTCTGTGATCCCGATCGAACAACGTCGCGCTTCTGACTTTGGCTTGATGAAAATTGACAGTGCGGGACGGGTAATCGACTTTAGCGAAAAACCCAAAGGTGATGCACTGCTGAACATGCAGGTCGATACTACAGTATTGGGGTTAAATCCAGAAGAGGCGAAGCAAAAACCATACATCGCTTCAATGGGGATTTACGTTTTTAAACGCGATGTCTTAATCAAGTTGCTGAAAGAAGCGCCAGAACAAACTGATTTCGGGAAGGAAATTCTGCCAGCTTGTGCGAAAGAGTACAACATTCAAGCCTACTTGTTTAACGATTACTGGGAAGACATCGGAACGATTGAGGCGTTCTACGATGCTAACTTATCGTTGACAAAGCAACCCTATCCAGCTTTTAGCTTCTACGAGGAAGAAGCACCAATTTACACTCGCGCTCGTTACTTGCCTCCTACTAAAATGATGGATTGTCAGGTAACAGAATCAATCGTTGGCGACGGTTGTATTTTGAAAAACTGTCGCGTACATCATTCAGTCTTAGGCGTGCGATCGATTATCCAAGCAGGCTCGATTGTAGAAGATGCGCTACTCATGGGGGCAGATTTCTACGATCCCCATATAGAGGAAAGACAAACAGTTTGTGCAGATGGTGAAATCGAGAACGTTCCTCTGGGAATTGGTGCTAACACCATTATCAGACGAGCAATTATTGACAAAAATGCCCGGATCGGTTGTGATGTCCGCATCATCAACAAAGACCGGGTTGAAGAAGCAGATCGAGAAAGCGAAGGCTTCTATATCCGCAGTGGCATCGTTGTCGTGCTGAAAAACGCCGTTATTTCGGATGGAACCGTTATTTAG
- a CDS encoding AAA family ATPase, with the protein MSEVVLRSSNFLKKGALDQSYTGLLFTPYSLILLVGLPGSGKSTLVGQLVAADSKLQPISTDKIRERLFGNEVIQGEWLLVWREVQRQFQRAAIQISRGEVSTAIYDATNAQRRHRREVIVYARAAGFKQIVGLWVDTPVWLCLARNRRRDRQVPEEVILRMHRQLRDAPPSLSEGLNCLLRSSQLSVCTSAASPS; encoded by the coding sequence ATGAGTGAGGTAGTTCTGCGATCCTCCAACTTCCTTAAAAAGGGGGCATTAGATCAGTCGTACACGGGTTTACTCTTTACTCCCTACTCTCTAATTCTGCTCGTTGGTTTACCAGGGAGTGGAAAATCTACTTTAGTAGGACAACTGGTAGCAGCAGACTCAAAGCTACAACCCATATCAACTGACAAAATTCGAGAACGCCTATTTGGGAATGAGGTGATTCAGGGGGAATGGTTGCTAGTTTGGCGCGAGGTGCAACGGCAATTTCAAAGGGCTGCAATTCAAATTTCGCGCGGCGAAGTCAGTACGGCAATTTACGATGCAACTAATGCCCAACGCAGACATCGGCGAGAAGTCATCGTTTACGCTCGTGCTGCGGGGTTCAAGCAGATTGTAGGACTTTGGGTCGATACTCCTGTATGGTTATGTCTAGCGCGAAATCGACGGCGCGATCGCCAAGTCCCTGAAGAGGTAATATTACGGATGCATCGTCAGCTGCGCGATGCGCCACCGAGTTTATCTGAAGGGTTAAATTGTTTGCTGCGTTCCAGTCAATTATCTGTTTGCACTTCAGCCGCTTCACCAAGTTAA
- a CDS encoding amino acid ABC transporter permease has protein sequence MNYTFDFSVIWNNIGLFTAGAFVTIRLSLIAIAFGLILGIVGALFRTSENRFLNWLAIAYVEAIRNTPFLIQLFFIFFGLPNLGIKLTAEQAAILSLAVNFGAYSTEIVRAGVESIHKGQVEAGLALGFKPLSVFRYIVLTPALSNIYPALVGQIILAVLFTSVVSQIAAEDLTFAGDYLNSRTFRSFEIYFTISLIYLAIVWLIKGLTYAIEKRFFEFAKYRR, from the coding sequence ATGAACTATACCTTTGATTTTTCAGTGATTTGGAATAACATAGGTTTGTTTACGGCGGGAGCATTTGTCACCATTAGGTTATCGTTAATTGCGATCGCCTTTGGATTGATTCTTGGCATCGTAGGAGCGTTATTTAGAACCTCTGAAAATCGGTTTTTGAATTGGTTAGCGATCGCCTATGTTGAGGCTATCAGAAATACGCCATTTTTAATCCAACTTTTCTTTATATTCTTCGGATTGCCGAATTTAGGTATTAAGCTAACAGCAGAACAAGCAGCAATTTTATCATTAGCTGTCAACTTTGGAGCTTATTCTACAGAAATCGTCAGAGCAGGTGTAGAAAGCATTCATAAAGGGCAAGTTGAAGCAGGCTTGGCACTAGGATTTAAACCCTTATCGGTGTTTCGCTATATTGTTTTAACTCCGGCATTATCAAATATTTATCCAGCTTTAGTTGGTCAAATTATTCTTGCGGTTTTATTTACTAGTGTTGTCTCTCAAATTGCAGCTGAAGACTTGACATTTGCTGGGGACTATCTGAATTCCAGAACTTTCCGCAGTTTTGAGATTTACTTCACGATTTCTCTCATTTATCTAGCTATTGTTTGGTTAATTAAAGGATTAACTTACGCTATAGAAAAACGGTTTTTTGAATTTGCTAAATATAGACGCTAA
- a CDS encoding amino acid ABC transporter permease, with the protein MDEFTIPIILKNLIIATQWTLILSAIAFISGGIIGFLVMLMRISPNQWIRGISWIYIEFFEGTPLLLQLFLAFFGLSVVFGVNLSPLQAATLALTAFTSSFLADIWRGSVAAIPQGQWEAASALGFGYFKKLRLIVLPQALKLSIAPTVGFAVQVIKGTSLASVIGFTELSRAAAQINNVTLRSLLVFSLAGLIYFCLCYPLSILSQNLERKLTYKA; encoded by the coding sequence ATGGATGAATTTACTATACCAATCATTTTGAAAAACCTCATAATTGCAACCCAATGGACGTTGATTTTATCTGCTATCGCATTTATTAGTGGTGGAATTATTGGTTTTCTCGTGATGTTGATGCGGATTTCTCCGAACCAGTGGATTCGAGGCATTAGTTGGATTTACATTGAGTTTTTTGAAGGAACGCCGCTATTATTACAATTGTTTCTTGCCTTTTTCGGACTCTCTGTGGTTTTCGGAGTTAATTTGTCACCTTTACAAGCAGCAACTTTAGCTTTAACGGCTTTTACTAGTTCATTTTTAGCAGATATCTGGCGGGGTTCTGTAGCTGCTATTCCTCAAGGACAATGGGAAGCAGCATCAGCATTAGGTTTTGGCTATTTCAAAAAACTTAGATTGATTGTATTACCACAAGCACTCAAATTATCGATCGCACCAACCGTAGGATTTGCCGTACAAGTTATCAAAGGAACTTCTTTGGCTTCTGTAATTGGCTTTACTGAATTATCTCGCGCTGCGGCGCAAATTAATAATGTGACTCTGCGATCGCTATTAGTATTCTCACTTGCAGGTTTGATTTATTTCTGCTTGTGTTATCCCCTTTCTATTTTAAGTCAAAATTTAGAACGAAAATTAACATACAAAGCTTGA
- a CDS encoding transporter substrate-binding domain-containing protein, with translation MNAIPKKWLQFITLFLASLLMTASIAACNSSESSYVKSMSVTSGTASATSLPGVNSRTTLKQIQSTGKVRVAVPDDFPPFGAVGPDMQVRGYDIDVAREIAKGLGVELELVPVVGNYRIPFLQTNRVDMVISSLGKNKERAKIIDFSIPYAPFFSGIYGRQNVKVASMEDLKGRTVGVAQGSLEDLELSKLPTGTVKMKRFASNSLTASALVSGQVELIATGNVVAAKLMRDNPDKQIDRKLVLKNSPCYIGVRPGDTDLLQRVNAIITDLKTSGKLNSFSQKWLGEPLAELPTV, from the coding sequence ATGAACGCGATTCCTAAAAAGTGGCTGCAATTCATCACGCTGTTTTTGGCAAGTTTATTAATGACGGCGAGTATTGCTGCTTGTAACTCGTCAGAATCATCTTATGTCAAATCGATGTCAGTGACATCTGGTACTGCGTCAGCTACTAGCCTACCTGGTGTAAATTCTAGAACAACGCTAAAACAAATTCAATCTACTGGCAAGGTACGAGTTGCTGTTCCAGATGATTTTCCCCCGTTTGGTGCTGTGGGACCAGATATGCAAGTGCGCGGCTATGACATTGATGTAGCACGGGAGATAGCTAAAGGTTTAGGGGTCGAGTTGGAATTAGTCCCCGTGGTTGGTAATTACCGAATTCCGTTTTTGCAAACAAATCGGGTAGATATGGTAATTTCGAGTTTGGGTAAGAACAAAGAACGAGCCAAAATTATTGATTTTTCCATACCATATGCTCCTTTTTTCTCAGGAATTTATGGCAGACAAAATGTTAAAGTTGCTTCTATGGAAGACTTGAAAGGTCGTACCGTAGGTGTTGCTCAAGGCTCTTTAGAAGATTTAGAACTGTCTAAACTACCTACTGGAACAGTTAAAATGAAACGTTTTGCTAGTAACAGCTTAACGGCATCAGCATTAGTATCGGGACAGGTAGAACTGATTGCAACTGGCAACGTGGTAGCGGCTAAATTAATGCGAGATAACCCCGATAAACAAATCGATCGCAAGCTTGTGCTGAAGAATTCTCCTTGTTACATTGGCGTACGACCTGGTGATACCGATCTTTTACAAAGAGTTAATGCGATTATTACAGATTTGAAAACATCGGGAAAGTTGAATAGTTTTTCTCAGAAATGGTTGGGAGAACCTCTGGCAGAATTGCCTACTGTATAA
- a CDS encoding amino acid ABC transporter ATP-binding protein, producing MAYSHSAISSSNIASTDLEPIVIARNVEKWYGNNFHVLKGVSLTVNRGEVVVLMGPSGSGKSTFIRTFNGLEPYQKGSIEIDGTKISHNLKNIEIVRREVGMVFQQFNLFPHLTVLKNVTLAPIHLRGMTKSKAEEMAMQLLERVGIDHQANKYPGQLSGGQQQRVAIARALAMKPKVMLFDEPTSALDPEMVQEVLQVMRSLANSGMTMVCVTHEVGFAREVADRVIFLADGCLIEDTTPSEFFNNPKEERTKKFLSQILH from the coding sequence ATGGCATACTCTCACTCCGCAATAAGTTCAAGTAATATCGCTAGTACTGACTTAGAGCCAATTGTTATTGCTAGAAACGTGGAAAAGTGGTATGGCAATAATTTCCACGTTTTGAAAGGCGTTAGCCTGACAGTTAATCGAGGTGAAGTCGTGGTTTTAATGGGACCATCTGGTTCGGGTAAATCAACTTTTATTCGGACTTTCAATGGTTTGGAGCCTTATCAAAAAGGTAGCATTGAAATTGATGGAACGAAGATTTCTCATAATCTCAAAAATATCGAAATCGTACGTCGAGAAGTGGGAATGGTGTTTCAACAATTTAATTTATTTCCTCATTTAACTGTACTAAAAAACGTGACTCTCGCTCCAATTCATTTGCGCGGAATGACAAAAAGCAAGGCTGAAGAAATGGCGATGCAACTATTAGAAAGAGTCGGAATCGACCATCAAGCAAATAAATATCCAGGTCAACTATCTGGCGGACAACAACAACGAGTGGCGATCGCGCGTGCTTTAGCAATGAAACCAAAAGTCATGTTATTTGACGAACCAACATCAGCTCTCGATCCAGAAATGGTACAAGAAGTATTGCAGGTAATGCGATCGCTGGCTAATTCTGGGATGACGATGGTTTGCGTGACTCATGAAGTTGGTTTTGCTCGCGAAGTTGCCGATCGCGTTATCTTTCTAGCTGATGGTTGTTTAATAGAAGATACCACACCATCGGAATTTTTCAATAACCCAAAAGAAGAGAGAACTAAAAAGTTTCTGTCGCAGATTTTGCACTGA
- the uraH gene encoding hydroxyisourate hydrolase, with the protein MVGKLTTHVLDTAQGCPARQMTIELWSVSSNGEKTLLKTIHTNNDGRTDSPLLVDEELKSGIYELVFSVGDYFTKHIENLPQPAFLDRVPLQFGVADPNSHYHVPLLVSPWSYSTYRGS; encoded by the coding sequence ATGGTAGGTAAACTTACTACACATGTCTTAGACACAGCTCAAGGTTGTCCCGCTCGACAAATGACAATTGAATTGTGGTCGGTTAGCTCAAATGGAGAAAAAACGCTATTAAAAACTATTCATACTAATAATGACGGTCGTACGGACTCACCATTATTAGTAGATGAAGAACTCAAATCAGGTATTTATGAACTAGTTTTTTCTGTCGGCGATTACTTTACCAAACATATAGAGAACCTACCTCAGCCAGCTTTTCTCGATCGCGTACCGTTACAATTCGGAGTCGCCGATCCTAATTCTCACTATCACGTTCCCTTACTCGTTTCTCCCTGGTCTTATAGTACTTATCGAGGTAGTTAA
- the uraD gene encoding 2-oxo-4-hydroxy-4-carboxy-5-ureidoimidazoline decarboxylase, whose amino-acid sequence MMISLTELNQMSQDEFVKTLGAVFEDTPAIAYHAWYERPFKNVAQLHQTMVDVVRTASQDAQIELIQAHPDLGSKAKMAMASVQEQAGAGLDRLTPEEYDRFLSLNQAYKNKFDFPFIIAVKNHTKDSILAAFEQRLQNSIETERNQALAEIFQIAKFRLDAIVSQ is encoded by the coding sequence ATGATGATTTCTCTAACAGAACTGAACCAAATGAGCCAAGATGAGTTTGTAAAAACCTTGGGAGCAGTGTTTGAAGATACGCCCGCGATCGCTTATCATGCCTGGTACGAGCGACCGTTTAAAAACGTAGCGCAATTACATCAAACAATGGTAGATGTTGTCAGAACTGCCAGTCAAGACGCACAAATAGAACTCATTCAGGCACATCCTGACTTAGGTAGTAAAGCCAAAATGGCAATGGCATCGGTACAAGAACAAGCTGGTGCAGGTTTAGACCGTCTTACACCTGAAGAATACGATCGCTTTTTATCTCTAAACCAAGCCTATAAAAATAAGTTTGATTTTCCGTTTATTATTGCCGTTAAAAATCACACAAAAGATAGCATTCTTGCAGCTTTTGAACAACGGTTGCAAAATTCTATTGAAACAGAACGAAACCAAGCTTTAGCAGAAATTTTTCAAATTGCTAAATTTCGTTTAGATGCGATCGTATCACAGTAG
- a CDS encoding iron uptake porin, whose product MDSGFFCQVKATAKITLWLSLLAASLSIGVLPVEANENNLESSQTDLDIMAQVTSVSQLSDVQPTDWAFQALQSLVERYGCIAGYPDGTYRGNRALTRYEFAAGLNACLDRVNELIATASADVVDKQDLDTLQALQAEFAAEIATMRRRVDALETQTAELEANQFSTTTKLTANIFLNVTGAFADGDITAEGTSVFVPARGADGRPVRRTISDDPNVTFSDYLFLNFNTSFTGKDSLVTQLVAGNGNSPANTFASAGLFNTFGVPYTDQKGVTGADNNVIVRELFYSFPVGKSLQFTVGPRVNWFRHFDNNRFTLYLTGASSYNSIGSTLLNSVDRGSGAVVAWEINDQFKLTAGYLGENTEFLSGSAFNTSSNPSQGLFKPTNTITAELAFAPGKNLNLRFLYNRSNIQAVNGRVGGAIGEPIYGFVDDGFGGSIEDATANTWNFNFDWLVTQGIGLFGRYTYASTNVKPTTDGRLDGEVDVQAIQAGLAFPDLGKEGALLTFSYLRPFAVLDGRNFLVSGGGDGGVQYEFEATYYYPITDNIALVPAFYLIANPNNFSDNPNIYVGNLRAQFKF is encoded by the coding sequence ATGGATTCAGGTTTTTTCTGTCAAGTAAAAGCGACAGCTAAAATAACTTTGTGGTTAAGTTTATTAGCAGCAAGTCTTTCAATCGGCGTACTACCAGTAGAGGCAAATGAGAATAATTTAGAATCATCTCAGACCGATCTAGATATTATGGCACAAGTCACATCTGTATCTCAGCTTTCGGACGTACAACCTACAGATTGGGCATTTCAAGCATTACAATCTTTAGTAGAAAGATACGGTTGCATTGCTGGCTATCCTGATGGAACTTATCGCGGTAATCGTGCATTAACGAGATATGAGTTTGCGGCTGGGTTGAATGCCTGTTTAGACAGAGTCAACGAACTCATTGCTACAGCCAGCGCCGATGTAGTAGACAAACAGGACTTAGACACCTTGCAAGCTCTGCAAGCAGAATTTGCAGCTGAAATTGCGACTATGCGTCGTCGTGTCGATGCTTTGGAAACACAAACAGCAGAATTAGAAGCAAATCAATTTTCCACGACGACAAAACTAACTGCTAATATCTTCCTCAACGTGACTGGAGCTTTTGCCGATGGAGATATAACAGCAGAGGGAACCAGTGTTTTTGTTCCGGCGCGGGGAGCTGATGGTAGACCTGTACGCCGGACGATTAGCGATGACCCTAATGTTACCTTCAGCGATTACCTTTTCCTCAATTTCAACACTTCATTCACAGGTAAGGATAGCCTCGTCACCCAACTCGTAGCCGGGAATGGGAATTCTCCTGCAAATACATTTGCTTCTGCTGGTTTATTTAATACCTTTGGCGTACCTTACACGGATCAAAAAGGTGTGACGGGAGCGGATAATAATGTCATCGTGCGCGAATTATTCTATAGTTTTCCGGTTGGGAAAAGTCTACAATTTACAGTTGGTCCTCGCGTTAACTGGTTTCGTCATTTTGACAATAACCGCTTCACTCTATATTTAACCGGAGCAAGTAGCTACAACTCGATTGGTAGTACTCTTCTTAATTCCGTCGATAGAGGTTCAGGAGCAGTCGTAGCCTGGGAAATTAACGACCAATTCAAATTAACTGCTGGTTATTTAGGCGAGAATACAGAATTTCTTTCTGGTTCTGCGTTCAATACTTCTAGTAATCCTAGTCAAGGTTTATTTAAACCAACTAACACAATTACAGCAGAATTAGCCTTTGCTCCTGGCAAGAATTTGAACTTGAGATTTCTCTACAACCGTTCTAACATTCAAGCAGTGAACGGACGGGTAGGTGGCGCAATTGGCGAACCGATTTATGGTTTTGTCGATGATGGGTTTGGCGGTTCAATTGAAGATGCTACAGCTAACACTTGGAACTTCAATTTTGATTGGTTAGTAACTCAAGGCATTGGTTTATTTGGACGATATACCTATGCGAGTACGAATGTTAAACCTACTACAGATGGACGACTGGATGGAGAAGTTGACGTACAGGCAATTCAAGCAGGATTAGCTTTTCCCGATTTAGGTAAAGAAGGAGCATTGTTAACATTTTCCTATCTCAGACCATTTGCTGTTTTAGACGGTCGGAACTTTTTAGTTTCTGGTGGTGGTGATGGCGGCGTACAATATGAGTTTGAGGCAACTTACTATTACCCAATTACGGATAACATTGCTCTAGTTCCCGCGTTTTATTTGATTGCCAATCCGAATAATTTCAGTGACAATCCTAATATTTATGTAGGTAATTTACGCGCTCAGTTTAAGTTTTAA
- a CDS encoding uracil-xanthine permease family protein: MAKVSVQSTPQTEERNAVAPVNRLIYGLNDKPPFIEAVLAAMQHVLAIFVGIITPPLLIANALKLNPTDTSYVVSMSLFISGVSTFIQARKIGPIGSGLLSIQGTSFSFLVPIISAGTAVVAAGGTPERALSLIFGLCFFGAFIEIILSRFLHLVRKIISPLVTGTIVCVIGLTLIKTGIISMGGGVAAQRNGTFGSLQNIGVATLVLLTIIVLNVSKKPMLRMASVVIGLLVGYAVASVLGMVNFSGLGNLPLIALPIPFRYGLSFDFAAFVPFILLYIITTVESIGDLTATSAVSGEPIKGATYMRRIKGGILGDGVNSLIAALFNTFPNTTFSQNNGVIQITGVGSRYIGYYIAAILAFLGLFPIVGGIFQTLPQAVLGGSTIIMFGSIVVAGINILSSVELDRRAMVIVGTSLAMGLGVTYTPEIVDALPLAIKNVLSSGISAGGLTAILLNWLLPYEQKEVLVGQDDSNADELAELEA, from the coding sequence ATGGCAAAAGTGAGTGTTCAATCGACTCCGCAAACTGAGGAGCGCAACGCTGTAGCACCTGTCAATAGGCTAATCTACGGACTGAACGACAAGCCTCCATTTATCGAAGCAGTGCTAGCAGCCATGCAGCACGTTCTAGCGATCTTTGTCGGTATTATTACTCCTCCGTTGCTGATTGCCAACGCTTTAAAGCTGAACCCAACTGACACTAGCTACGTCGTCAGTATGTCACTGTTTATTTCAGGAGTCTCGACATTCATTCAAGCTAGAAAAATTGGACCAATTGGTTCGGGATTGCTCAGCATTCAGGGAACTAGCTTCTCTTTTCTAGTGCCCATTATCTCCGCAGGGACAGCAGTAGTCGCAGCCGGAGGAACCCCAGAAAGAGCGTTGAGCTTAATCTTTGGCTTGTGCTTCTTTGGCGCGTTTATTGAAATAATCTTGAGCCGCTTCTTACACCTAGTTAGAAAAATTATCTCTCCCCTAGTCACGGGTACGATTGTTTGCGTCATCGGTCTGACCCTGATCAAAACGGGGATTATCAGTATGGGTGGAGGGGTAGCAGCGCAAAGAAACGGTACTTTCGGCAGCTTGCAAAACATAGGCGTTGCCACATTGGTACTGCTGACCATCATCGTGCTGAACGTGAGTAAAAAGCCAATGCTGAGGATGGCTTCAGTTGTCATTGGACTGCTAGTCGGCTACGCTGTGGCAAGCGTGTTAGGCATGGTTAACTTCAGCGGTTTGGGAAATTTGCCGTTAATCGCCTTGCCAATTCCATTTCGTTATGGACTGAGCTTTGACTTTGCTGCTTTCGTACCATTTATTCTGCTTTATATCATCACCACAGTAGAATCGATTGGCGACCTCACAGCCACATCAGCGGTATCTGGAGAGCCAATTAAAGGCGCGACTTACATGCGGCGAATCAAAGGGGGAATTTTAGGAGATGGCGTAAATTCTCTGATTGCGGCATTATTCAATACATTTCCCAACACGACATTCAGTCAGAATAATGGCGTGATTCAAATTACAGGTGTGGGTAGTCGCTATATCGGCTACTACATTGCAGCCATACTTGCCTTTTTGGGTCTATTTCCAATTGTGGGTGGGATCTTCCAAACCTTACCGCAAGCTGTGTTGGGTGGTTCCACGATTATCATGTTCGGCTCAATTGTTGTCGCAGGAATTAACATTCTCTCATCAGTAGAACTCGATCGCCGTGCGATGGTAATTGTCGGTACATCCTTGGCAATGGGGTTAGGGGTGACTTACACGCCGGAAATTGTTGATGCATTGCCACTAGCAATTAAAAACGTTCTCTCTTCTGGAATTTCCGCCGGAGGACTGACAGCTATCTTATTAAATTGGTTGTTGCCTTACGAGCAAAAAGAGGTTCTTGTTGGGCAAGACGATTCTAATGCTGACGAACTTGCAGAGTTAGAAGCATGA